A stretch of Desulfuromonas acetoxidans DSM 684 DNA encodes these proteins:
- a CDS encoding homocysteine S-methyltransferase family protein, translating into MNRFLEAIQQRVLILDGAMGTMLQARGLAAGGCPELMNLEKPEVVEGVHRDYAQAGAQIIVTNTFGGTRSKLEHYGLEDKVYEINVQAARLARAALADPANDFVAGSIGPTGRFVEPVGDATFDEMVEIYAEQVKALVAGGVDLLTCETFLDIRELKAAVMACREYADVPVMAMMTFDDGGRTVLGTPPAAAAVMLEGLGVDVVGTNCGLGIDGMYELLGQMRDVCSCPLIAQANAGLPILKDGETIFPATPVEMTSHHDQLIALGVRVLGGCCGTTPEHIRVMRQAMDERGQQWTAPARRGVLSSRTQVVAVGPEQPCAIIGERINPTGKKGYSAELREGKTAYIRREAQQQTGAGATLLDVNCGAPGADEPLALERAVHAITGVVGTPLVLDSSDPIALERGLKAADGKVLINSVNGEEKSLATVLPLAKKYGAAIIGLTLDGQGIPQTAEGRVEIAERIIERAQAVGIQRCDIVIDCLALTVSAEQGQAIETLKAIRTLTQDHGMATVLGVSNISFGLPRRPLMSSTFFAMALQAGLSAAIINPKDQAMMDAFRSAMVLLGKDLRAERYIDAYAEVQETAPAVAAVAGAEPSIRERLAQAIIDGDQDGVVALVELALKDGLDVLQISNEGLLAGLEEVGRRFGANRIFLPQVLLSAETMKTAFARLRQEMKGEQVASLGKIMMATVEGDIHDIGKNIVCTLLENHGYEVIDLGKNVSAAHIVEQAQAAHVDAVGLSALMTTTLQQMQITIDALKEAGVKVFTMVGGAVVTQDYADEIGADLYAEDALEAVAKIKQMLHNA; encoded by the coding sequence ATGAACAGATTTCTTGAAGCGATACAACAGCGTGTACTGATCCTCGATGGCGCCATGGGAACCATGCTTCAGGCTCGTGGTCTCGCTGCTGGTGGTTGTCCGGAGTTGATGAACCTGGAGAAGCCGGAGGTGGTTGAGGGCGTGCATCGTGATTATGCGCAGGCCGGAGCGCAGATCATTGTCACCAATACCTTTGGCGGCACCCGCAGCAAATTGGAGCATTATGGTCTCGAGGACAAGGTGTATGAGATCAATGTCCAGGCTGCCCGTCTGGCACGCGCCGCTCTTGCTGACCCGGCCAATGATTTTGTTGCCGGCAGTATTGGTCCGACCGGCCGTTTTGTTGAACCGGTGGGCGATGCGACCTTTGACGAAATGGTCGAGATTTACGCCGAGCAGGTCAAGGCGCTGGTTGCGGGTGGGGTTGATCTGCTGACCTGTGAGACCTTCCTCGATATTCGTGAACTTAAGGCCGCTGTGATGGCGTGTCGCGAGTATGCTGATGTGCCGGTGATGGCCATGATGACCTTTGACGATGGCGGTCGCACGGTGTTGGGAACACCACCCGCCGCAGCGGCGGTAATGCTCGAGGGTCTCGGTGTCGACGTGGTGGGCACCAACTGTGGTCTTGGCATTGATGGCATGTACGAATTGCTGGGCCAGATGCGCGATGTATGTTCCTGTCCTCTCATTGCCCAGGCCAATGCCGGATTGCCGATTCTTAAAGATGGCGAGACCATCTTCCCGGCAACGCCCGTGGAGATGACCAGTCATCACGACCAGCTGATTGCGCTGGGGGTGCGGGTCCTTGGCGGTTGTTGCGGAACCACGCCGGAGCATATCCGGGTGATGCGTCAGGCCATGGATGAACGTGGTCAGCAGTGGACGGCTCCAGCACGCCGTGGCGTGTTGTCGAGTCGTACCCAGGTGGTTGCTGTCGGGCCTGAGCAGCCCTGTGCCATTATCGGTGAGCGGATTAATCCCACCGGAAAAAAAGGCTACAGTGCCGAGTTGCGCGAGGGCAAGACCGCCTATATCCGACGCGAAGCTCAACAACAGACCGGTGCCGGGGCAACCCTGCTTGATGTTAACTGCGGTGCGCCCGGTGCTGATGAGCCGCTGGCTCTGGAGCGGGCTGTGCATGCCATCACAGGGGTTGTCGGAACCCCGCTGGTTCTCGACTCGTCTGATCCCATTGCTCTGGAGCGCGGATTGAAGGCGGCTGACGGCAAGGTGTTGATCAATTCAGTTAATGGCGAGGAAAAAAGCCTTGCCACGGTTTTGCCGCTGGCGAAAAAATATGGTGCTGCCATTATCGGTCTGACTCTGGATGGCCAGGGGATCCCCCAGACAGCCGAAGGGCGGGTCGAGATTGCCGAACGTATCATTGAACGGGCACAGGCTGTGGGTATTCAGCGCTGTGATATCGTCATCGACTGTCTGGCGCTGACTGTTTCGGCGGAACAGGGGCAGGCGATTGAAACCCTCAAGGCGATCCGTACCTTGACTCAGGATCACGGCATGGCGACGGTGCTTGGGGTGAGTAATATCTCGTTTGGTTTGCCGCGGCGACCATTGATGTCATCGACCTTTTTCGCCATGGCATTGCAGGCTGGACTGAGCGCGGCGATTATCAACCCCAAAGATCAGGCCATGATGGATGCGTTTCGTTCTGCCATGGTGTTGCTGGGTAAGGATCTGCGTGCCGAGCGCTACATTGATGCCTATGCCGAGGTTCAGGAGACTGCTCCTGCCGTGGCAGCGGTGGCCGGTGCAGAGCCGTCTATCCGCGAGCGTTTGGCCCAGGCAATCATTGACGGCGATCAGGATGGGGTGGTGGCCCTGGTTGAGCTGGCTCTGAAGGACGGGCTGGATGTGCTGCAGATCAGTAATGAAGGATTGCTTGCCGGCCTCGAAGAGGTCGGGCGTCGTTTTGGCGCAAACCGCATCTTTTTGCCGCAGGTGCTGCTCAGTGCCGAAACCATGAAAACCGCCTTTGCCCGTCTCAGGCAGGAGATGAAGGGCGAGCAGGTTGCTTCGCTGGGCAAGATCATGATGGCGACGGTGGAGGGTGATATTCATGACATCGGCAAGAATATTGTCTGCACCTTATTGGAAAATCATGGCTACGAGGTGATCGATCTGGGTAAGAATGTTTCGGCGGCCCATATTGTTGAACAGGCCCAGGCCGCTCATGTCGATGCCGTTGGCCTGTCCGCCCTGATGACCACGACGCTGCAGCAGATGCAAATTACCATTGATGCCCTGAAAGAGGCCGGTGTGAAGGTGTTCACAATGGTCGGGGGCGCCGTTGTCACCCAGGATTATGCCGATGAAATCGGTGCTGATCTCTATGCGGAAGATGCGTTGGAAGCGGTGGCTAAAATCAAGCAAATGCTCCACAACGCCTAA
- a CDS encoding GerMN domain-containing protein, which yields MLRWFGLLALVAFIAGVGAVFNPFNRDNEPEAESVAVVVEEEQPVQRDVVLYFGDPASPFLAQEERPIAECDDDLTCIEAIVRELVAGPQTELVPVLPAQALLLGVEIDEDRVVLDFNQALVTNLPAGCSSELLSVHALVNTLAANIPYVRRLVLHVEGREIKTLRGHVDLTEPVSADFSLVHRERDVPVVEDVAVPVKEQE from the coding sequence ATGTTACGCTGGTTTGGCTTGCTCGCCCTGGTGGCATTTATTGCCGGTGTCGGTGCGGTTTTTAATCCGTTTAATCGGGACAATGAGCCGGAAGCGGAATCGGTGGCGGTTGTGGTGGAAGAGGAACAGCCGGTACAACGCGATGTGGTGCTCTATTTCGGTGATCCCGCTTCGCCGTTTCTGGCTCAGGAAGAGCGACCGATCGCGGAATGTGATGACGACCTGACGTGCATTGAAGCCATTGTCCGTGAACTGGTTGCCGGTCCACAAACAGAGTTGGTGCCGGTTTTGCCGGCTCAGGCGCTGCTGTTGGGTGTGGAGATTGACGAAGACCGTGTGGTGCTGGATTTTAACCAAGCCTTGGTGACGAATCTCCCGGCGGGATGCAGTTCAGAACTGTTGAGCGTTCATGCCCTGGTCAATACTTTGGCAGCCAATATTCCGTATGTGCGTCGCCTGGTGCTTCATGTGGAAGGACGCGAGATCAAAACCCTGCGTGGCCATGTTGATTTAACTGAACCGGTTTCCGCTGATTTTTCATTGGTGCATCGTGAACGTGATGTGCCGGTGGTGGAGGATGTGGCTGTCCCGGTGAAAGAACAGGAATGA
- the murI gene encoding glutamate racemase: MSLSENAIGVFDSGVGGLTVLHELRRLLPGENLIYLGDTARVPYGSKSPETVCSYSEQAAEFLLAKQVKMIVVACNTASSFALERLQQCLPVPVVGVILPGARCAVRLSRRHVVGVIGTHGTVSSDAYPRALKALQPDMKVVSEPCPLFVPLAEEGWAEHAVAHQVAREYLAPLLEQQIDTLVLGCTHYPLLKPTLRQVLPDTVQLVDSAQETALEVKELLSEHGLLNPGERGSWTFFVTDVPTRFVQVGQGFLGEPVAPVTRISLPVCPDCAQELLL; the protein is encoded by the coding sequence TTGTCTTTATCTGAAAACGCCATCGGTGTCTTTGATTCGGGTGTGGGCGGCCTGACCGTGTTGCACGAGTTGCGCAGGCTGTTGCCGGGAGAGAACCTGATCTATCTTGGTGACACCGCGCGGGTTCCCTATGGGAGCAAGAGCCCTGAAACCGTGTGCAGTTACTCGGAGCAAGCCGCCGAGTTTCTGCTTGCTAAGCAGGTTAAAATGATTGTGGTCGCCTGTAACACGGCGTCCTCATTTGCGTTGGAGCGTTTGCAACAGTGCTTGCCGGTGCCGGTGGTTGGGGTGATTTTGCCCGGTGCGCGGTGCGCGGTGCGTTTGAGTCGCCGTCATGTGGTTGGTGTTATCGGGACCCATGGCACGGTGAGCAGTGATGCTTACCCGCGAGCCTTGAAGGCTTTGCAACCCGATATGAAAGTCGTTTCGGAGCCCTGCCCGTTGTTTGTGCCGCTGGCGGAAGAGGGCTGGGCGGAGCACGCGGTGGCTCACCAGGTGGCCCGCGAATATCTGGCACCTCTTTTGGAACAGCAAATTGATACGCTGGTGTTGGGGTGTACCCATTATCCATTGCTTAAACCGACATTGCGACAGGTTTTACCCGATACGGTGCAGTTGGTTGATTCGGCACAGGAGACCGCATTGGAGGTCAAAGAACTGTTGTCGGAACACGGTTTGTTGAATCCCGGTGAACGAGGATCATGGACCTTTTTCGTGACCGATGTGCCGACACGCTTTGTTCAGGTTGGTCAGGGGTTTCTCGGTGAGCCTGTTGCGCCGGTAACACGGATCAGTTTGCCCGTGTGCCCGGACTGTGCCCAGGAGTTGTTATTGTGA
- a CDS encoding L-fuculose-phosphate aldolase produces the protein MKLSFERQLIADYGRKLVHAGLTTGSGGNLSLFNADENLIAIGPSGIDYADVSAQDVVLVDRSGVVVDGRWKPSSELSFHLALYDQRPDVRAVVHTHSVYATTMACLHREIPAVHYLVAFAGKKVPVAPYATFGTAELAESVRTHISDNNALLLANHGLVAVGRDLPQAFNVAEEIELVARIYYQACSIGEPVLVADEEMDRVVEKFRTYGQQDCSKG, from the coding sequence ATGAAGCTCTCTTTTGAACGGCAGTTGATTGCCGATTACGGGCGTAAGTTGGTTCACGCCGGATTAACCACTGGCAGTGGCGGCAACCTCAGTCTCTTTAATGCCGATGAAAACCTGATCGCCATTGGTCCAAGCGGTATTGATTACGCGGATGTTTCTGCACAGGATGTGGTGCTGGTTGACCGTAGCGGCGTTGTGGTGGATGGCCGCTGGAAGCCATCGAGTGAGTTAAGCTTTCATCTGGCACTGTACGATCAACGTCCTGATGTCCGCGCCGTAGTCCATACCCATTCGGTTTATGCGACCACCATGGCTTGTTTGCATCGCGAAATTCCAGCGGTGCACTATCTGGTAGCCTTTGCAGGAAAGAAGGTTCCTGTGGCCCCTTATGCAACTTTCGGAACCGCTGAATTGGCGGAATCGGTGCGCACCCATATCAGTGACAACAACGCTTTGCTGCTGGCCAATCATGGATTGGTTGCCGTGGGGCGGGATCTTCCTCAAGCGTTCAACGTGGCGGAAGAGATTGAACTGGTGGCGCGTATCTATTATCAGGCCTGTTCCATTGGCGAACCGGTGTTGGTGGCGGATGAGGAGATGGACCGAGTGGTAGAGAAGTTTCGCACCTATGGGCAGCAGGATTGTTCCAAAGGGTAG
- a CDS encoding phosphatase gives MSEILSPEVDLHVHTIASGHAFSTIEENARAAAALGLKGIGMTDHGPSMPGAPHFYHFMVLGFIPDTLCGVRIFRGIEANLLDEGRIDLDESYLQNLDVILAGFHADCGYTGTTRDDHTRTMMLAMENPLVHIISHPGNPEFPIDYEAVVRQSVATGTALEINSSSFRRTRRGSAPNCLEIARLCAEHGAPIAIGSDAHIAQGIGEFSDSLEAVTQVGIAPEQIVNRTLESTLAFLGLDRDDA, from the coding sequence ATGTCGGAAATTTTGTCCCCCGAGGTGGATCTGCACGTCCACACCATCGCTTCGGGGCATGCGTTCAGCACCATTGAGGAAAACGCCCGGGCTGCTGCGGCACTCGGCCTTAAAGGGATTGGCATGACCGACCATGGCCCGTCCATGCCCGGTGCACCACACTTTTACCATTTTATGGTGCTCGGCTTTATCCCCGACACCCTGTGCGGGGTACGTATATTTCGTGGTATTGAGGCCAATCTGCTTGACGAGGGGCGGATTGATCTCGATGAAAGTTATCTGCAAAACCTCGATGTGATACTGGCCGGGTTTCACGCTGATTGCGGTTACACCGGAACAACGCGTGACGACCACACCCGGACCATGATGCTGGCCATGGAAAATCCTCTGGTGCACATCATTTCCCATCCCGGCAATCCGGAGTTCCCCATCGACTATGAGGCTGTTGTCCGCCAGTCCGTGGCCACCGGCACGGCGTTGGAAATCAACAGCTCGTCGTTCCGGCGTACGCGGCGCGGCAGCGCGCCCAACTGCCTGGAAATCGCCCGATTGTGCGCCGAACACGGGGCACCAATAGCCATCGGCAGTGATGCCCATATTGCCCAAGGGATTGGCGAATTCAGTGATTCTCTCGAGGCCGTGACGCAGGTCGGTATCGCGCCGGAACAGATTGTTAATCGCACGCTGGAGTCGACTCTGGCGTTTCTTGGCTTGGATAGGGATGACGCATGA